In Melospiza melodia melodia isolate bMelMel2 chromosome 20, bMelMel2.pri, whole genome shotgun sequence, a single genomic region encodes these proteins:
- the TXNRD2 gene encoding thioredoxin reductase 2, mitochondrial isoform X2, with translation MAALWRRARPPAVSGLCRTLRALSGKNEYDLLVIGGGSGGLACAKEAAQFGKKVAVLDYVEPSPRGTSWGLGGTCVNVGCIPKKLMHQAALLGSALKDAQHYGWNIPQPVHHTWSVMAQGVQNYVKSLNWGHRVQLQEKKVKYFNIKGSFSDPHTVRGVTKAGKEVVVTADNIVIATGGRPKYPAHVAGALEYGITSDDLFWLEKSPGKTLVVGASYVSLECAGFLTGIGLDTTVMMRSVPLRGFDQQMASLVTEHMESYGTKFLKRCFPTKVEKLESDRLQVTWKNADLDTEETDSFDTVMWAVGRAPDTKTLNLEAVGVKTNSETGKIIVDASEATSVPHIYAVGDITEGRPELTPTAIAAGKLLAQRLFGQSAELMDYDNVPTTVFTPLEYGCVGLSEEAAVQRHGSDNIEVYHAYYKPLEFTVAERDATQCYMKMVCLREREQRILGLHFIGPNAGEVIQGFALGIKF, from the exons ATGGCGGCGCTGTGGCGGCGGGCGCGTCCCCCGGCAGTGTCGGGGCTGTGCCGTACGCTCCGAGCGCTCTCAG GAAAGAATGAGTATGATCTTCTGGTCATTGGTGGAGGGTCTGGAGGCCTTGCTTGTGCAAAAGAAG CTGCTCAGTTTGGAAAAAAAGTGGCTGTTCTGGATTATGTTGAACCTTCCCCACGAG gaaCTTCATGGGGACTTGGTGGAACTTGTGTGAATGTTGGCTGCATTCCTAAAAAGCTTATGCATCAAGCAGCCCTTTTAGGGAGTGCCCTTAAAGATGCCCAACACTATGGCTGGAATATACCCCAACCTGTTCATCATACCTG GTCTGTGATGGCACAAGGTGTTCAGAATTATGTGAAATCCTTGAACTGGGGACACAGAGTGCAACTACAAGAAAA GAAGGTGAAATATTTCAACATAAAAGGAAGTTTTTCTGATCCACATACAGTCCGTGGTGTAACAAAAGCAGGTAAAGAG GTTGTTGTTACTGCAGATAATATCGTCATTGCTACTGGAGGAAGACCAAAATACCCTGCACAT GTTGCAGGTGCACTGGAGTATGGAATCACAAGTGATGATCTGTTCTGGTTAGAGAAATCTCCTGGAAAAAC GTTGGTTGTTGGAGCCAGCT ATGTGTCCCTTGAGTGTGCTGGTTTTCTGACAGGCATTGGATTGGACACTACAGTCATGATGAGAAGTGTCCCACTTCGTGGGTTTGATCAG CAAATGGCTTCCTTAGTAACTGAGCACATGGAATCTTATGGCACAAAATTTTTAAAGAGATGTTTCCCAACTAAAGTTGAAAAATTGGAGAGCGACAGATTGCAAGTCACTTGGAAAAATGCTGACCTGGACACAGAAGAAACCGATTCTTTCGACACCGTGATGTGGGCAGTAG gccGAGCCCCTGACACCAAAACTCTCAATCTGGAGGCAGTTGGAGTGAAAACTAACTCTGAAACTGGAAAGATTATTGTTGATGCCAGTGAAGCTACTTCTGTTCCTCACATTTATGCAGTTGGAGACATAACAGAG GGCCGTCCTGAATTAACACCCACAGCAATAGCTGCAGGGAAACTGCTGGCTCAGCGCCTTTTCGGCCAGTCTGCAGAGCTGATGGACTATGACAAT GTGCCTACCACAGTCTTCACTCCCTTGGAGTATGGTTGTGTTGGCCTGTCAGAAGAAGCAGCTGTGCAACGTCACGGATCAGACAATATTGAG GTATACCATGCATATTATAAACCTTTAGAGTTCACAGTGGCTGAAAGAGATGCAACTCAATGCTATATGAAA ATGGTGTGCTTACGAGAGAGGGAGCAACGAATACTTGGCCTTCATTTCATTGGACCAAATGCAGGCGAAGTTATTCAAGGATTTGCTCTTGGAATCAA
- the TXNRD2 gene encoding thioredoxin reductase 2, mitochondrial isoform X1, with translation MAALWRRARPPAVSGLCRTLRALSGKNEYDLLVIGGGSGGLACAKEAAQFGKKVAVLDYVEPSPRGTSWGLGGTCVNVGCIPKKLMHQAALLGSALKDAQHYGWNIPQPVHHTWSVMAQGVQNYVKSLNWGHRVQLQEKKVKYFNIKGSFSDPHTVRGVTKAGKEVVVTADNIVIATGGRPKYPAHVAGALEYGITSDDLFWLEKSPGKTLVVGASYVSLECAGFLTGIGLDTTVMMRSVPLRGFDQQMASLVTEHMESYGTKFLKRCFPTKVEKLESDRLQVTWKNADLDTEETDSFDTVMWAVGRAPDTKTLNLEAVGVKTNSETGKIIVDASEATSVPHIYAVGDITEGRPELTPTAIAAGKLLAQRLFGQSAELMDYDNVPTTVFTPLEYGCVGLSEEAAVQRHGSDNIEVYHAYYKPLEFTVAERDATQCYMKMVCLREREQRILGLHFIGPNAGEVIQGFALGIKCGATYAQMMKTVGIHPTCAEEVTKLQITKRSGLDATVTGC, from the exons ATGGCGGCGCTGTGGCGGCGGGCGCGTCCCCCGGCAGTGTCGGGGCTGTGCCGTACGCTCCGAGCGCTCTCAG GAAAGAATGAGTATGATCTTCTGGTCATTGGTGGAGGGTCTGGAGGCCTTGCTTGTGCAAAAGAAG CTGCTCAGTTTGGAAAAAAAGTGGCTGTTCTGGATTATGTTGAACCTTCCCCACGAG gaaCTTCATGGGGACTTGGTGGAACTTGTGTGAATGTTGGCTGCATTCCTAAAAAGCTTATGCATCAAGCAGCCCTTTTAGGGAGTGCCCTTAAAGATGCCCAACACTATGGCTGGAATATACCCCAACCTGTTCATCATACCTG GTCTGTGATGGCACAAGGTGTTCAGAATTATGTGAAATCCTTGAACTGGGGACACAGAGTGCAACTACAAGAAAA GAAGGTGAAATATTTCAACATAAAAGGAAGTTTTTCTGATCCACATACAGTCCGTGGTGTAACAAAAGCAGGTAAAGAG GTTGTTGTTACTGCAGATAATATCGTCATTGCTACTGGAGGAAGACCAAAATACCCTGCACAT GTTGCAGGTGCACTGGAGTATGGAATCACAAGTGATGATCTGTTCTGGTTAGAGAAATCTCCTGGAAAAAC GTTGGTTGTTGGAGCCAGCT ATGTGTCCCTTGAGTGTGCTGGTTTTCTGACAGGCATTGGATTGGACACTACAGTCATGATGAGAAGTGTCCCACTTCGTGGGTTTGATCAG CAAATGGCTTCCTTAGTAACTGAGCACATGGAATCTTATGGCACAAAATTTTTAAAGAGATGTTTCCCAACTAAAGTTGAAAAATTGGAGAGCGACAGATTGCAAGTCACTTGGAAAAATGCTGACCTGGACACAGAAGAAACCGATTCTTTCGACACCGTGATGTGGGCAGTAG gccGAGCCCCTGACACCAAAACTCTCAATCTGGAGGCAGTTGGAGTGAAAACTAACTCTGAAACTGGAAAGATTATTGTTGATGCCAGTGAAGCTACTTCTGTTCCTCACATTTATGCAGTTGGAGACATAACAGAG GGCCGTCCTGAATTAACACCCACAGCAATAGCTGCAGGGAAACTGCTGGCTCAGCGCCTTTTCGGCCAGTCTGCAGAGCTGATGGACTATGACAAT GTGCCTACCACAGTCTTCACTCCCTTGGAGTATGGTTGTGTTGGCCTGTCAGAAGAAGCAGCTGTGCAACGTCACGGATCAGACAATATTGAG GTATACCATGCATATTATAAACCTTTAGAGTTCACAGTGGCTGAAAGAGATGCAACTCAATGCTATATGAAA ATGGTGTGCTTACGAGAGAGGGAGCAACGAATACTTGGCCTTCATTTCATTGGACCAAATGCAGGCGAAGTTATTCAAGGATTTGCTCTTGGAATCAA